gtactttgttactatacacctctggaTTTAACTGATTAGTTTATTGagctaaaataatgttttactgaTTTGTTTGGGTTGTTACATTTGACCATGTATATTTTCGGAATAACCCAAAGTTTTACAGAGCATGCACTCTGAATTTATGATCAGGGGTTCTCTGTGTTGGGTCAGTCTTACTAGAAATATTACATATTCAGAAGCTGTTTAAATGACAGACACTTTGGAGCATTTAAATACTTTGGTGGATTAATAATCCATGTACCTGTGAGGTGTGCGTTCATTCATGAAGGTAACAACAAGGAGCAgccttaataaatatataatttgctTGATCAACAATAAACAAAGCAGGATCAAACTTAATTGCCAATTATCAGAATAAACCCTTCTACTATAAACACCATTGGTAACAAAGAACAGATTACATGGAAAAACTTGCTACAGGTGTTTAATGTGCTAATTCCAGTctgctaaaaaaatattttctgaaagAGTTCATCATTTGAATGAATAATTTTTACACAATCTACATTAAAGCCAGATGCTTTCTCTTTTCCTATTTTACTGTTACCAATAATTGTGTCTCATCCTCTGCTACTGCAATACAAGCAGTTTTGGAACCCATTGGAACACATCGTGTCTGTTTACAAACTCATCTGTGTGCATGTTCAACTTTGTACAGAGTAACCTAGAAGTACAGATGAGACTGGAGGAACACTTTGCATGAGCATGTTCGCACAAAAACACTTGCTGGGAGATTCCACACTCCGTCATGACTAAGGCTGTGTGCCAGTTTTAGGTCGTCTCTGTTTGAAGACTGTGACATCAGAGATGGACACCTACTGCCACCAAAATATCCAACTAGGCAAAAGCTAAAGTACTGGGAACATTAAACACTGTCCCAAATTAAATGTTACAAAGGTGAGTGCTGACATGAGGAGCAGGGTTCATGAATCAGGTCATGCCTGATTCTATTGTGGACAAGGTCAGTGAAGGTGTTTTAAGTCATTGTGTCATATCATTGTTCTAACCACCatataaagaaatagttcacccacatttaaaaaaaaaaattctgtcattcatgtcgttccaaacccgtatttctttctttcttctgtggaacacaaaaggacatgctTTGAAGAATAttatgctgctcttttccttCCAAATAAAAGTTCCAAAAAGAACCAAAAGTAACAGAAATAGTAGTGCTGGGAAATTTTACGAGTTTCTGCAATTTTGTAAATTTCCAAGAGGTACACGCGTAACTCAACTGCACATCcttgcacagaaactgattgtgtggagctgTGCACGGTTATTCATTATGCGCAATGCATGtcccgggcataataaacacgggagcggatttactgttCTGAGAATGGAGAGTTCACCCGCAAGTgatgagccaggtgtgggagaaaTATGGTCAAGCTGCTGTATCTCTTTGTATTTCCCAAAAATGCTCACTCATTGTCATCTgaaccaaaaagaaaaaagttatttttttcaagagtttatcttgccaataaagcttgatgCAAACTGAACCTGCCATTTGATCCCATTATTAAAAAAGTCCACTGAAAATGGCAgaaaacttttaattacagcatgtccaccAATTTTATGGcacatttgtaatttttgttacatatttaaatattgaaaataaatgatgactaaccaatttctttgagacaaagtataaagttaatatatttatgaatatattttaatgtttgtttttaatgtttaatcaAGCACTATGATacattgcaattaatcacagaaaactgtgcaattactgttttaaaaaataaattgattcacaacactaattttcacattttctgaagccagatgttgaagactgaaaatgaagtctttatttactgaaaatctaccCCTTTGtggtagctctcaaatctcataatCAAACTTGACATCAATTAATTGAATATCAAATTCAGTCTTTGTTTATGATACAGAGgcttttataaaacatttgttaaagCACGCTGGCTCAAAAAGTAATGTTTATTTGGAGAACAAACGGTCCTTCTTTTTTCAGAAGAAGTTACAAGAGAGTGGTTTAAAATCATTTGTTGCTGTATTATGTTGTTTATGGCAAAGTACACACAGCTGGTTTATTTTTGCCCAATATTCTGCTTTTAAATCAATGCCACTTTTCTACTTTTTCAGGTTTGGAGAACATgtgatttcatttcatttcatttatttatttataaagcacaaataaacacaacagaagttgaccactgtgctgtacaaatgaagaagtataaaacaaaccacacacaatacagtaacagacaataaaacactaGGTTAGGGTTTAGCGAAACCAAAGTTATGAATGAAATGCAAGCGTTAAAAGAGAAGACTGTAGCTTAGATTTAAAATCATGCACAGACGTTGCAGACCTCACAGATAAAGGAAGACTGTTCCATATCCTAGGACCGGCCACTGAAAACGCACGATCACCTCGCAACTTCAATCTCGATCTGGGATATGACAGTATAATGCTGTCTGAGGATCGCAAGCCTCTTGttgacttttttacatttacaagatcTGACAGATAGGATGGTGCCAGACCAGTCAAAGCCTTAAAAACTAGCAGCATAATTTTTAATTCAACtctataacacactggcaaccaatTTAAAGACAATAATATCGGAGTAATGTGTTCTCGTCTACGAACCCCAGTTAAAAACCTGGCTGCGGCATTTTGGACCACCTGAAGCCGTGACATGGGAGGATTGGGGTAATCCAGTATATAgtgaattacagtagtccaaacGAGATAAAACAAAAGCATGTGACAGTTTTAAGATCGTTAAAAGATAGAAAAGTTTTAACTTTGGACAGAAGTTTAAGATGGAAAAAACAAGACTTTACGACAGAATTTATTTGTTGGTCAAACTTGAGATGAATCATCTTATGATTACCCTTCATAAGCCAACTAAGCCAAAAAGACATGCATTCTTTTTGCCATTCGTGCTTACAAATGGCTACGGTGTTCTGATTTTCTTATTTACATTAGCTGGTTTCTAAAGGTTAATTCTGCTAGCGGTctatgatagatggatggaactTGATGAATACTGCTTGAGTTTCATCACCACATGTACGATAGATGCCTCCATTCTCAATCCTCTGAGCAGGTTTCAGTGTTATATAAACCATATTAGTGACCAATCTCAGCACGGTGTTTTAATTACACTAAAGCCTGCTTAATTCCAAATGTCTTGCACACAGGCTGTCCATCAAGCTCTCTTTGTAGCAGTTACCTGTTGTTAGTGGTGCTAATCCATTATATATAAAAGTACATATTTCCATTGCAAACATATTGAGATCACACCATAAAGTGGTTGCAGTCAGTCATTTATTAATAGCAAATATTGCAATCACAAAGTGCAcaaaatattacagttgttcaaaaacaacaaagacaaagatcccccatttagccttaacagactgtaggggcaagtgctgttagcaagcacctatgaaggccggaacagtACACAAGGgtgtgggtggccagcaccacgcccaaccgcctttgtctccccagtggcgatgtttacacaccACACCTAAAATGagaggtactcattttaggctgagtcgacctaggggaggcctgggaccggttcagataatcgtcattggtgttggccatgagcgggaatcaaactcaggtcaacaggttcgtagcgcagcgcgctaaccgctacactaccgctccccccagttgtacacacacacacacacacacacacacacacacacacacacacacacacacacacacacacacacacacacacacacacacacacacacacacacacacacacacacacacacacacacacacacacacacacacacacacacacacacacacacagctttgatttggtaaaaaaaaaaacaaacaaaaaaaaaaaaaaaacaaacaatgacaaAAACACAGCCAATttttactaaaaagaaaaatggaGCCTCCGTCGCCTGCATCTGCCCACGGTGACTCCCGGATGGGGAGAAGGGGGTGGCATCGGATTGGGGGTGGCTTATGAGGGGAGGGGAGATCCAGGCTCCTTCGTGGAGTCATTTCTCTCACTCAGTTGTCTCTTCAACACAATCTCCTTGGCAACACATGTCACCTGACCATTTGTCACTGTGTAGGTACCAGCCCTGCAAATCACAGATAAAAAAAGGTTGGCTTACCTCGCATAAACAAAAAGTATGACCCTtattaaattgtttcaaaaagaaGCTAAGCAGCCCTCTACACTgagagtaaatcacttgcatatgagaTTTAATTTTGTGCTATGCGACTAAAAGTTATTAGCCACCAGCTAGTAAATAATCAGATTTAGCTTGCCAATCAGGTTGTATAGTGATGAAGCCTGAGATCCTTTACTGAATAAATATCTGCCGATTAaaaagctggattcagcctcatctTTTACTTTGTGTTGTGTCTCGTGAGCATGCACTCTAAAGAAATTGGTCTTATTTGGCCTTGACAGGCTGTTTTCACAACATGCTCCATTTTACAGTATCTATAGCCTAGTAAAAAAATGCTGCAAAACTCGAGCTTGAAGATTgaaatttgagaacttgtacaatacaTATTTGTACAAGAAAGTGAGACACATTATGCAAGTAAAATTTTCCTTCTGGCTCAATCAGTGTattgtgtccaaagacgagatcctaGCACCCCATTTTAATTTTACGTCACTTTTAATATACTTTCTACCATCAATTAGTGATCAAAAAGAAACAATAATTGGAATCATACATTGCACAGATGAGGGGAAAACAACAGTGCAGCTACTCTCTCGGTAATGTTAGGCCATGCTCACAGAGCTGCCGGTTCtcaaagagacagtaccattttagtgcATTTGTTTTTCATAGTAGaacttcaattattattttttttaatatattaaataattgttagATGTGATATTCTATGTTCATTGTTAGGTTACAACCTTGTGAACCTTTAGTTAAACaatgtatattacatttataatagtaacaacagcttgtatcattattcaaaatgcaatttcatgacatcatatgtgaaatttgtacataaaaaaaactaaactaaaatgtggttaaaattATGAAAAGCATAAAAATGTCCAATGCCGCATATTACATTGTGTGAAGTCATAGGAATACTATAAATATGTGAAGAGGACCCTTCTCCATTTGCTTAATATCTTTTTTAATTTGCATTCCACTCACATGTCCTCAAAATCTGACGAGTAAAATcaaaaatgtactagccaatggCAATTCTTTCTCAAAGTTCATAGAGGGTTGCTGGTACTAGCCAAACACAAACAATGATCTCAAACTCACTTCTGCTGGGATTCAAATCCTGCTGGGTTCTGCTTCCCAAAGAAGAAACTGGACCACCAGTGGCCAGAGTCCTGCCGTGCCAGACCTGCCATAAAAACTAATTTAGCTTTTCTTTCCCTTTACCATTAAAATGCGCgcatatatagtaatatatatatatatttgcagtgATCTCAGGTGCTATAACATTTTCAGATGATATACCTGGTGGGTGTGGAATGACCTCCCCAGTGTACTCCGAACTGCCACAGGAACTATTGCTGGAAGTAGATCCAATGCGCCCTAAAACATGAATATAAAATCCAATTAAAAGGGTCCCATTTGCAACGAAGAGTCATTATGAATGCGTTGCTTTTCTTTGCTCAACAAGAATTGTTAATTCATATCAATCTAGATCTCACTAATAaaggatataatatatatatacatatacacacacacacacacacacacacacacacacacacacacacacacacacacacacacacacacacacacacacacacacacacacacacacacacacacacacacacatacacacatttatgaaaaacaaacagaatatgATCTTGAACACAAAGTGAACTCACTTCGGTAGTAATCATGAGTGGCGATGAGGGAACCGGTGGATGGAATTGCTGCCATTTTTCCAGTCCTCTAAGAGTCAACAGTGTGGTAAGATGGAAGATCTGTTTAAAACAAAAAGTTCACAGCATTGATGAGGACTATCTGAGCAGCCTTTGAAGATGACAGCTGCATTGCACCCCGCAAAGATTTAATGCCGTTTAAACCATGCCAAGATCACACTCAAGATGCTCCCAGGTCAACCAACTAAGTACTCCACAGATGtgcgtataaaaaaaaaaaagcatagcaTTGGTATTTTCTTGACACTGATAGCTGTGACTGTGAGATCGGTCATGTAGAGCACAGTTCAGGTTCATAGAAGTGTCATGTTTGAAATATGGAGGAACAAGAGAATGTTCCATTGAAACTGGAGAAATTATACACCAGATTGCGATGATACTTGAAAACAGCTGTTACCTAAAGTATCAAGTTTCTACATCCAGCTTAGAGCAGTTTGCTTAGAGCAGCGTAGACCCAGATTGGCACTGGAACATGCAGGCATATCAGCTCACATTTCATGACACTCGTTCTCACTTGATGATTGTATGAAAGTAACCGATTTTACAATAAGTATATTGAAGTTTgcaatgtaacacacacacacacacacacacacacacacacacacacacacacacacacacacacacacacacacacacacacacacacgtttaactAGTATATACAATGGAATTAAGTAGTGGaattaattttgtttgtgtgGCCTGTAGACATCAATGTCATGTTCCAGGTGGGAACTGGGATTTGGTTAATACCCTTCTGTGCTAGATAGAGCGGATGAGACCTACAGGAGTCAGCCAAATGATTTAAGCAGCTGACATGCAATAAATGAAActtatttcaaagcagctttacagaaaatcttgcattaacagaaaatgaaacagtaatatctataaagtcttaaagagtcatcattgtgtagtttaattaaatatgattgtaaattttgtataaaaataaatcattaaatataattcccctctggctaacagtataaatataatgccaatatgatTTATGTGCAgtgaaagtcatggtttaaaaatgttaaactaagtaagtgttatgggccagtgtttaaacaaagattttatatgaactgtaagattaatgattaatgtctctgaggtccatcctggattaactgcataaATTCCCACTGATGAAACAGAAAACAGTAAGAAGAATTAAAAGTCAGACTATGGGGTTTACTTACCTATGACTCACAAAAACGTGATTTCAGATTATTTGATTAACAGTAGGATTCTTAATTGATTTATCTACTGGTACCATCGCAAAACAATGTATGACATACATTGACAAAACGTTTAAATGTAGATCTTCTACCTATTTCCATTGCCTGTCTTTCCCATGTGATTGGATTACCTTCTAAGAAGAGTATATTTATCTCCCTAATGCATTCAATTTATATCTAATTTGCTTACCTTTTAAGTGTGGAAAGTGCTGATGATGGTAAAGCACCAAATGCAAGTATTGGTTGGGTAAACGCTAGGCGACGGTGCCCATTTGTAGTTGTGTTTGGGTTAAACCTCCGAGGTATTTCGTTCTTCTCCGCTCAGACTTCTGCTTAGTGAAGAACGCGTGCTATTTATTACAAGAGTG
This window of the Xyrauchen texanus isolate HMW12.3.18 chromosome 27, RBS_HiC_50CHRs, whole genome shotgun sequence genome carries:
- the LOC127621010 gene encoding pancreatic progenitor cell differentiation and proliferation factor A-like; protein product: MAAIPSTGSLIATHDYYRRRIGSTSSNSSCGSSEYTGEVIPHPPGLARQDSGHWWSSFFFGKQNPAGFESQQKAGTYTVTNGQVTCVAKEIVLKRQLSERNDSTKEPGSPLPS